gggaggcacccatttttcgaaatatTCCAagccggcacccctttttcgaattttaatttttctttAACCTTTAAAAAAAACTCTGCTGGCAAGGGCACGAAGCAGCCCCCGTGTCGTGCCATGTGTGGGCCAGGCCGGGCTAAATTTTTGGGATGCGGGCCTGCCAAACGGGGACATGCCTTACTGCCATCAATGTGGTACTGTATATACATGCATGAGTCGCTGTTTTGCCTGCCTAACTAGTAGTACTGAACTCAGACAACTTTTGTATTGCCGCTATTTAACCCTCACATAGTCACATGTTATTGATTTGGCTTGCTTTGCCCTCCTCTGGATCGAATTGGGTCACATGTAATGGCTGATGTTTTGCATACACATAGGATCTGAGCTAAGCTAGAGGTTGTACCATTATTATTACGATCCTGCCGCAGACGATACGAACTTAGAATTGGGGCATGGCACCATACAACAACAATACATGCTTGATGAGCACGTTAGCACTTTATGATTAGTTTTGaatgtttcaaaataagtgaaaataAATAGTAACCGATAATATATATCCCTAATCTGGCGGAGCACAAGAACTGCGATTGCGACATTGATCGTTGTATTCTTCTTCAGGGCATCTCGTGCGTCTACTTTCGCTTATGTTCTGTCTATGCAAGTATTGGACTACGCTCTTGGTGGTTCTCCCAAAAGAACATGTACGTACGCAAGTGCAGGCCTGCAGCCAACTAAATAACTAATAAGCTGCCTGCTCCTCTCACTTGCAAGGAGATGGAGcgagttgcaacttgcaacgAGTCGCATGCAACATGCCAAGTGCTTCCCTCCTCGAATCCTTCTCTAAGCTATGAAGCGACATTATCGAGGGACTCCATGAAACCAAAGCAATGCGCGGCAAGATCGCCAAAAACAAGATGAGCGAATTGACTTGTTGATTTGACATGCAAGCTAAGCTCACGGTTGATTTGTGTGTACCTTCTGAACGATTTTACATGCCCATAAATCACTCGCCGAAAGTAACAAGGGATGCCTCGTGGCATCTAGTGCGCGTCAGTACCTACGTTTTCTCCTGACGTGTATATATAGGAGTATATCCTAGCTATCACTCGCATAAAACTAATAACTTCTTCCTATACTGACTATCAAGCAGGTACCAGAACCACAATGGTATGCAGCACGATGACGCCTCCCCCACACGCTCTCGTCATCCCCTACCCGGCGCAGGGACATGTCATCCCGCTCCTGGAGCTCGCGCACGCGCTCGTCGACAGGGGCTTCACGGTCACTTTCGTAAACTCCGAGTTCAACCAACACCGTGTCCTTGCAGCCATGACGGACACGACTAAGAACGGCAGCGCCGGGCTGCTGGACCGTATCAGGCTCGTGGCGGTGCCGGACGGCATGGAGCCTGGTGAGGACAGGAACAACCTCGTCAGGCTGACCCTCCTCATGGCAGAGCACATGGCCCCGCGGGTGGAGGACCTCATCAGCCGAAGCCATGACGGGACGGAGGGCGCGGACGGCGGGCCGATTACGTGCATGGTGGCGGACTACAACCTCGGGACGTGGGCACTCGACGTCGCGCGGAGGACCAGGATAAAGTCGGCGGCCGTCTGGCCGGCCTCCGCCGCGGTGCTGGCGAGCCTTCTGAGCATCCCCAAGCTGATTCAGGACAACATCATCGACTCGAAAGATGGTACAGTACAGTGATTGACATTTTTGGTTGAGTACTATCTTAATAAACAAAGGTAGTACAGTATATGTTTATTGTTACAACAGCTAGGGACATGCATGTTGAATGCAGGGTCAGCACTGACGGAAGACACGTTCAAGCTGTCCCCCGACATGCCCATCATGCGTGCCGCCCACCTCGCGTGGAACTGCATCGGTGACCACCAAGGACAGCAGGCACTCTTCCGGTATCTCATCGGCGGCATCCGCGCAGTTGAGAAGTGCGACTTCATCCTCTGCAACTCCTTCCTCGGCGCCGAGGAGGCGACATTCGCGCAGTTTCCCAAGGTCATCCCCATCGGCCCGCTCCTCACGGGGGAGCGCCGCGGCAAGGCGGTGGGGCACTTCTGGCGGCCCGAGGACGAAGCGTGCATCTCGTGGCTCAACGCGCAGCCAACGAGGTCCGTCGTGTACGTCGCCTTCGGCAGCTTCACCATGTTCGACACGCGCCAGTTCCAGGAGCTCGCGCTGGGGCTGGAGCTCTGCGGCCGGCCGTTCCTCTGGGTGGTGCGTCCGGACCTCGTGCACGGCGACGTCCGCGACTACCCTCAAGGTTTCCTTGACCGCGTCAGTGCCAGCGGCCGCGGCATGGTGGTGGCGTGGTCGCCGCAGCAGCAGGTGCTGGCGCATCCTGCGGTGGCGTGCTTCGTGTCGCATTGCGGATGGAACTCGACAATGGAGGGCGTCCGCAACAGGGTGCCGTTCCTGGCGTGGCCATACTTCGCCGACCAGTTCATCAACCAGGTGTACATCTGTGACGTCTGGAAGGTCGGGCTCCGGGCCCAGGCCGACGAATCGGGCGTCATCACCAAGGAGTACATCGCGACTAGGGTGGAGGAGCTGATGAGCGGCGCGAGCATGAGGGACAGGGTGGAGGGCATGAAGAAGGTTGCGCTTGAGAGCTTGAAGGAGGGGGGCTCCTCCCACGACAACTTCGACATGTTTGTTCAGGCTATGAAGGCATGAATCATATATGGTTCTAATAATGGAACTCAAAAGAAACACGCACTGGACGGAACCGTGTCATCATGCTAGCTATTGGATACCTCCGGCCGCGAGTGCTCACAAGAGAATAGTTATTTCCGCCGTGACCTTTCTATGTTTTCTGAGTGTTTGTGGAAGTTTGTATTGCATATTCATACAGAGTTTTTTCTCTTCATTAAGTCTTAAGCGAAGAGCTCTTAAACTTTTCTAAAATGGAAAGTCCGATCCCACCATATTTTCAAAACCCAAAAGCTACGCGGAGAGGGCTCTCGATTTAGGATACCCTCTCTGTTACTTCTATGAACCAAAGGGAAAGTCACTACACATAGAGAAGAAAATAACAAGAAAAAGAAAGTAACAAATTGGAATCACCACCTTCGGCAACGGGATTTGGGTTTTGACGAGGGTGGGAGGTAGGCGGAACGGTCGGCGGCGGGTCGCCGCAGGctgcggccggcggtggaggccggcgggGCTAGGGATTTGGGGTTTCTAGGTTGGGAGTGGGGGTTGGGGTTCCATGGCAGGTGGGTACAGAAGGATGATCGGCGGTGGCAGCAAGCCCGGCGGTGGTCGTGGGTTGTGGGCAACGTCGGAGGTGACTCTGGCGAGAGGAAGTTCGATGGAGGGCGGAACCGGGAGGGAGCGCTGGGCGGGGcaatgtgacattcaggtatttagaaatatagacactagattttagagtgaaaagtgtatgcttgttatggtgtatgtgtgtagcacaaaggaatagaggtataattgtaattctgtaaaatataggtcctttagtgataattgggtaagaatgggagatagcatcaaaacttaggaaaaatgtgacactaggtgtcaaatttatatcaccataggaaagaaagtacaaaagataggttaaatcctaagaaaaataggtctttatgtgaaaggagggacctagatgtgattaatgtaaaaatatgggtccttctatgcaaattattgaagtataagagtaactttcaaagtttacttaagggccaaaatgtaagaatacaagtcatcatgacatcacatgaaaacttgtaaagaTACGCAAAATTACctcaaatccatcttggtaaggacaaaagtaattcaaattctatctttgttcaaaatttaacatgtaaagctataaactttggctttttgaacttgaaccttaaagaaatattgtagggcttgaaaaactctacaacttttattttgggcatttcctcattagacctctacatcagtgggaaattttagtttaccgagaggtccctgagatttctaaaattttcaaacaggcccctcggaccccctccctctcttcttcttcctcgggcacgcgctgctctgctcctcctACCGCCGGCGTAGTGCttcgcccctggccgccgctctgccgccaccactgcccaccgtcgtcagccaccctcgctgcctctgaaccccaatccagtgctgctagagcaccgccgtggcccactggtgctctctagcccattcaatttcatcctcccgcatccgagcctcgtcttccacagcGCCGGCCAGTacaagctccaccaccgcctcctgctcaccgtggacaggccaccccagcCAACCCcacaccacgacaaccccttaGCTAGACTCCTcccgaccccgtgaagctctacaacCCCTCGATTGGTCCtctagtgcaccacaccggctCCTCGACATGTGCCGacgatctccacccgccgccgctttctgccttcctctctgaccacggccagggacttcggatgggaagaatcaaaagcccgaGGGGTTATCTGCAAAGCCAAGACACATAGGAATAGTGCCAGAAGAACCCCCTTGTGTTAATTTTGCTGCagattttgaaattccatagcaattcaaggaaaaatcataaaaatgcaaaataaaatctgttggattccttattttaaggtctacaactttccttataggttgtttttcagtttctgagtagtttgtgctctaatttaaatgctaattttaagtagttgtaggctaagaaaattcataataaatagCAAAAAATGGTAAAATTGTAAActcaattgtgttagttttgccTTGACATGTaggacttaggaaaaataattaacctactgtttttataatattttcataatgtgtgagtttaattaagaataatacctatttaaccttgtatatttaatatctatggatttaaatgttcaaaaatcatgaaaatattctgaggtattgttcttgagtagtgtaacctatccctaaattctcaacctaggattaggtgtaaaaccaccaaaacaaatagaacatgctatgataatgttatactcttatctaaataaaataagtccatagttaaataataacctagggttagtataaataattagcaaagcaaatagataaagttattaaatataattattttaaatatttaaaactaactcaacatgttaccccatgcccttagttaaatatttagggtaaccaaccctgttgcttaatgtaactagataaaatggttaatacccgataaatgactgccaagTAGAAAAGTAAATGATATGAGTAATGAGTAAATTGTATttccattggattgcaactttatcgtgaaataaaatgaaagtACATGCAATCATTAACCTACacctttgcatatcatatagactcgacgactctagccgacggagactacgaactaatcccggaacaaggagtggaatcagctgaagaccccgggaacaccgtcgaaaatctaactgaagctccgaaccaaagtttggaaaactttgacactcctgccccaatcccgctcaagaaggcaagccccagacataacccctactttatttacactgcaatctatattatttatagctatctatgcattacgttcttaggaattgtatgagacaccctagttacatttttctaggaaccagtgtattgaatactagcacttgagtccgaatagctgctctgctaataggaccagtagaagtcgggtgatttcctatcactcgcgcgatataggagttgcaatgtttacattcctataatcactataaggatgacggacgggatttatgtgagatattatggttgagatgataccccgtctgtgttggtgaatttgataaggtcgtagtgtgtggtagtggtggttaagcatttgaaagtactagccacatgcagcggaatatggtaagcggtaagcctagtaaccaatcggcccgaggagtggacatacctcccaccacttgtatttggtttttcctgttacttttgaacactcatgtaatatacctgcctgtgatgtaaaatgtgatggcttttgtatctctagactcgccttcgtgcgaggtaccatgtttgatcctgcattcggtggtttatcgggacgttacccaacagaccaagggattatactgtttgaagtacgatgaAGCCCTcaagaatggactcgcgtacttgagccggtgtaattcaggttggttctgccacaggcaaACTGACGGAGGAATGGGACTAACTCGTGGAGGCACGGGGCCGAGCGATGCGAGGAAGATGAAAAGCCGTGGGAGAGCGAGGAGATGATAAGGTTGAGATGGACCCACATGGGGACCGCTCTCTGGAGGGTTCTTGGGTTCTCGCGTTAGCGCGAGACGGAGAAGAATTCTTCGTGGAGTTACCTCCTTTTCAAAAAGAAACAAAACATACCATATTCACCTTCAAACACCTTCAAATGCGATAAAGTGACTTTGCAGTCTCGTGTTAAAAAGCAACTTTCTAATTAATGAAAATTAAGAAAAAGTAACTTAGTAATACATTAATATTAGGAAAAGTAATTTTTTTGGTCCGTACCTTTATTAAGAAATGTAACTTTATACTTCATAAAAGTTATGAATAAAACAACATTATAGTACATGAGCTTTAGAAAAAATAACATTGTGGTTTCTGATAGTAATTAACTTGGAAATAACAAACTTGATATGAAGTATATTATGTCTAATTTATATGACATAGGAACtaagatttttttaaaaaaagtaaaATCACCACTTTGATCAAAACATACTCAAGTGAAAACATACTCAGGTGAGATCTTGTTTTAAAGTTCTTGTTTTAAAGTAAAATAACCACTAGCTAAGAAGAAAGATACATCAACTGTTCCCCGGCAACGGTGCCAGAAAGCTTGTTGGGTATTTTAACAACTGCAAATAAATTCGGAAGCGCACGGATACCATTGTAGCTTTCACCTCATAGTATTCCAAGGATTATTGAATCCAAGGGAACGTGTGTGCACTGACTTCTACTAAGTCGGTCCAAGGACACACCAAGATAAGTGACGAGGATGGAGAGGATTCCTGAGGTGGTACTAAAGATGAGTTAAAGGTTGATCTTTCGGGTAGAAATACTCGCTTCGGGCACCGGCTTACCCCTGAAATGGTCAGGAGGATCCGCCTAACGGCTCTACGCTATATCCGAAAGTGGAGGATTACAAAGGAccaacagggctgtcaccacttgTGGCCTACCTCACAAACTATGGGATATAAGACAAATAAAGGTAACCCTTAGCCTAGACACCTCGTCAATGCTACAGATTACTACCGCAGTCTGATACATCTGATATCCCATAGCAAACTATGGTACTCCGTATAAATACAGAGCGACTTACCCGCGAGTAAGAGAACTGATCTCACTCAAATATAAGTACTATGCAAGACAGGAATGACAAATACTCACTTACTTTACTCAGAAAGAAGCCAGTATCCGTAGAGGTACAAGCTTGGAGACGAGCACCGATAGGCCCGGTGCTTCCCTGAACTACTCGTCGCTCTCCTCCTACTCTAAGCACTAGCTAGGCAGCGCTTCGCCTTTGCAATGAGGCACTAAATCTACTCTTGGATGGTGTGTGTGAATGATGCAGGAAAGCCTTCTTTTATAGCTTGAGAGGTCAGTTCCCGCCATCCCTTCTTATGGAAATATTGGCAACCACCTTCAAGTGGATAAGGATGATCTTCCTGCCAATGATTGGGCAGCCGGGAAGGTGTCCACGTTTGGCCGACCTAGGGGGTCGGCCGACCTCAGGTGGTGCCTCCCCGGCACCACCTTCCCCTGGTTAGCTAGCATGTGGGCCCTGGTGGTGTAACACCCgcatttttattttatttaaattgcattaccaatcactcgatTAAAAATCTTTttaaccttttccgccgctcgagctcccgaagcccacctcccgttTTTCCGCCATCCTGACATTGCGCAGtccttcctctttttccgcagaGCCGCccatcccttttccttttccaccagcCCCGCCGTCCCGTTGCATCcccatcgtgtcgcggtcggccgcgtgcgcttgcccggccgcgatcgtcggtgcggcgcgcgtgtcccctcttttcttttctcatattttgttcaaatccattttatttctctcttctaattctcccgcttgcttatttaaattgttgagtaacgcaacaatttaaatttcatatctttgcttatttaaattgttgagctactgagtgaaaatttaaaataaaaaaataatgataaaaaataatttttatttatttaaataAGCACGTGTTGATGGCTGTGCACGCTGCCCCcattgctggctgtgcacgTGCGCTCGCATcgcgccgcccgcgtcacgccacggccgccgtggctgctgctgctcgctGTGCAGCTGTGTGCTTGCTGCCcatgcacgccaagccggcgtgcgacccGCTGCTACGCTGGTCCatctccgtcccgtcccctcaccctTGCAGCTTGCGCCTTATCCCCGAGCATCTtggccgccattaatggtgaagttcctgcccgtgaccctcccatgccggcgatctcccctctccctctcggcctataaatcggccttcgagccgcccctcactctgCCCACGCCGCCctagcacctcccctcctctacctcgcgctgcagctcgccgccgccgctcaccattgccggccaccacccatctccatGGACAGCCCTCTGTAGGctgtctccgcacgaggtgagggccggaatcggacccccgtcaacctcctctccgttttcccctcctccccgggcgtcgccatgcaccagggggccggcgcccatggcctggccgccccccccaTCCTatcgttcccctccccctcctgttctatctcgaggaagaagaaaggcagacttgtgcatgaCCCTCTTCACTTTTCCTTCTTATGCAAtccgcagccctccacctccctctctcaaatatttaatcagagCCCCTTCTATCTCTTTGTTTCATTAAAAATAGGTCctcatccttttaaactactccctaaatgacctttaactcatcagttcatgtgacattttgttccgaatcgattccaaactacaccacgcatcatctccaaatattttctccaagtctcaggatccacatccaacaaatataatattCTTCTCTATTTGTTTTTAATCGAAactctctatttccctctttttttaagctcatcggtgaactttgtttttaatgtgtgattgtttgtgtgtcatagccgacggtgtgaccaaGGAGGAGCAGTACTgtgagccggagcccgaagacccgtacctcgaggaggagcttccagaaggctttgaggacggcaagtccaatcccatcctttgatgcatatttatcccagttttataagcACAACCTATTGTTCTATTTTATAAAATACATTGtattattgcaagacatggttggatagccaccccttgattgatatgactattccttgatgatctaagttaatgtctatataggatttgctctgttggatgTTAACTACTGTTAGAGATGCTTATGACCTTTTATTTCCTTTTATTATAtcttaatcatgaccacaacgtgctttatcgaaaataaaggtgtgagttcTTTAGaagataaaacgggatttcaggaaaataaaagaaagatata
The genomic region above belongs to Panicum hallii strain FIL2 chromosome 4, PHallii_v3.1, whole genome shotgun sequence and contains:
- the LOC112890383 gene encoding UDP-glycosyltransferase 83A1-like, yielding MTPPPHALVIPYPAQGHVIPLLELAHALVDRGFTVTFVNSEFNQHRVLAAMTDTTKNGSAGLLDRIRLVAVPDGMEPGEDRNNLVRLTLLMAEHMAPRVEDLISRSHDGTEGADGGPITCMVADYNLGTWALDVARRTRIKSAAVWPASAAVLASLLSIPKLIQDNIIDSKDGSALTEDTFKLSPDMPIMRAAHLAWNCIGDHQGQQALFRYLIGGIRAVEKCDFILCNSFLGAEEATFAQFPKVIPIGPLLTGERRGKAVGHFWRPEDEACISWLNAQPTRSVVYVAFGSFTMFDTRQFQELALGLELCGRPFLWVVRPDLVHGDVRDYPQGFLDRVSASGRGMVVAWSPQQQVLAHPAVACFVSHCGWNSTMEGVRNRVPFLAWPYFADQFINQVYICDVWKVGLRAQADESGVITKEYIATRVEELMSGASMRDRVEGMKKVALESLKEGGSSHDNFDMFVQAMKA